Proteins from a genomic interval of Zingiber officinale cultivar Zhangliang chromosome 2A, Zo_v1.1, whole genome shotgun sequence:
- the LOC122040016 gene encoding acetyltransferase At1g77540-like: MEANRPTEIVWDEKAQRFETEDKEAFLQYQINDILLAAPGEDGEQEKAKKLPAVAMDMVHTYVPRSKRGLGLAARLCDAAFAHAQRHSMLVVPTCSYISETYLPRNPAWNSLLYNGELHSSM, encoded by the exons ATGGAGGCGAATCGGCCGACGGAAATCGTGTGGGACGAGAAGGCGCAGAGGTTCGAGACGGAGGACAAAGAGGCGTTCCTCCAGTACCAGATCAACGACATCCTCCTCGCCGCACCCGGCGAGGACGGCGAGCAGGAGAAGGCGAAGAAGCTACCGGCGGTGGCGATGGACATGGTGCACACGTACGTGCCGAGGAGCAAGAGGGGTTTGGGCCTCGCAGCCCGCCTCTGCGACGCCGCCTTCGCCCACGCCCAGCGCCACTCCATGCTCGTCGTCCCCACTTGCTCCTACATCTCT GAGACATATCTACCACGAAATCCTGCTTGGAATTCGCTGCTCTACAATGGCGAACTTCATTCATCGATGTGA